A DNA window from Drosophila virilis strain 15010-1051.87 chromosome 4, Dvir_AGI_RSII-ME, whole genome shotgun sequence contains the following coding sequences:
- the Ziz gene encoding dedicator of cytokinesis protein 9 isoform X11 — protein sequence MERKFTRGLNKPGMAAQLRESVSQVVRESAVLSKPLVVEPVDFEAFIAKNKTLIQNDPQRELLIYPADDVSEIVMPRKQRTNVKSVADRFEPPNEAIVCPLHGSVVLGSNGHSQVSRQSSLQSNGSLHNGHSSNTSLSNGNGQLSRKSSQCSNGSASRKTSQESSYESALSSSTLRSHLAQPEEVDEYAEEETAAGEDATDATTLGTRAECTRFTRQALYTYRAKNHLIHYKYSAYGGNCHDLPSTSPAEELLEELYEIDADQDRIDEQMTRSQADTITKQGYLLKGPDSASDRMFANIGNKSFKRRYCYLRQEIDGTYMLELHKDEKQGEAKATIVMDFCTEVVQNPKRGRFCFELRMTAGHKSFTLAAENEQDFKDWLTKLSSVLAQNKAQEEKRNASLERQPAANATPTPQLQPPAMEPPTFGTLKGLDQSLHPQLMKYGRETDHSIAQARREQRRRLFACYQSHGKAVTNDNVEQYREHFGTRVLLTCQSLRFRLQCQPVDLADGAGGEQLCQVEPYITSLALYDAKAGRKLSESFYFNINEPAAAQMLPNTPVPASVAGCGIPRRAESDERNAAQAPHSLFDGVSSELLRCPRQQFQQLRQCMLSVSAPHADIYLVLRIEKVLQSSIAQAAEPYLKAARDAKLGQKVHKAAKSCAQHIGHYRQPFAWAARPLFKAYSHELDVESQCIFEFNTIYRQELAKLRDEELLKLLADYRKPEKLSKLNIIPGYMRLQVQLLDQTAPCGLSKSLAPLSTFSASAKQPLTLELSEFQSQTERDAYPYTNFCNHLYVYPLSLQFDSQKLFSRARNITVVVELRDGDGEYSKPLKCIYGRPGQDLLVSQIACPVLHHNVTPTWYEEIKLRLPLGLFPEHHLLFSFYHVSCNLSKKRDAHASFETPIGYAWLPLLQKNRICLEEQMLPVAATLPVGYLSIQPLGWGKGQNCGPDIQWIDNQRALYSVGLRLDSTVLTSDQHLHNFFAHCERLLEGGKTGALPAETETCKILKAAHAIDMRSLINFLPTLLNELFTLLVHTQSEEIGLNVIRLLTNIIHQISDEAKRTELLAAYVKYVFHAPYYSQQTARLRTVHGELCRHLPYLLNPNNTDFLIVNKFMRYSAIFFDLIVKSMAQHLLATGRIRMLRNERFPKEYADRVEQLIKALVPYITTRYEDLGEETQLLNRSLARFVRQCLSYMDRGFVFKLIRFYMEQFAPGNPRVLHEYKFNFLQEICQHEHYVPLNLPFVLNPKNRPPELLQHFTLSEQFCRQHFLSGLLLQELKSSLNEIGHVRRHALSIFKDLLAKHELDARYQQRGQLCRIALLYVPWLGIVMDNLHRIDDLSDSGGCTPNGHVYADSASYTKRLSCSSSYVFSKDSSTFSSLTSTPRSKNRLTLHTDQASPCRTSMHIKDHNYLAAIAGTAIGNGISNLSLNSNSDSGHSQDTTTIGAYTNGETDVALRNGHNRSVSVTHAQVLARCDKFSAAESKDLLLGFLFIVKHLSQDQMVAWWQNCNETETLQFLSILDLCLLQFRYVGKKNVVLASDARLQRPTKAHTLPARSTPPVLENGSQEPNTGTLTQTREHLLEDMDLSARSQQALYESNLATEVGMIILDCLGLYVLQFRQLLAESLVLPKLARVYLRFLQLGQSERLSKHVFAALRAFINNYSMALFKGNAMLCGQMVYELLKACDSRLVDIRHESCAVLYLLMRSNFEFSGRKALTRVHLQVIISVSQMIGNVIGLNNARFQESLSIINSYANSDKAMKGTGFPLEVKDLTRRVRTVLMATAQMQAHHMDPERLLELQYSLANSYASTPELRHTWLVTMARNHEQNGNLSEAACCHLHIAALMCEYLRLRGGCTLSWSSTAFGKISRNIPLDEQGLKLDAGAQDSQYTEQMLLEQLKQCADFLDRAERFECLGELYKLILPIYERARNFIELAQSYEHLTQAYNKIVEVNRSGKRMLGRFYRVVFYGMMYFEEDHAIEFVYKEPKLTSLSEISDRLAKQYKEKFGADVVKLIMDSSPVKVDELDAKLAYIQVTHVIPFFTKDELDQRLNEFEQNHDVDTFMYETPFTKSGAARGSVEEQWKRKTVIKTQYSFPYVLKRIPVKSREIIELSPIEVAIDEMQSKVSELEEIILPPADVKKLQLRLQGSVAVTVNAGPLAYAHAFLDAKVIKNFSLDRVEDLKDVFRDFIGVCHKALCVNERMISADQKEYHHVLKENYEKLCQALSELLQDESFQPLSDDADTAAQRNSMALFNAISGASHNSSTA from the exons AGCAAGCCACTCGTCGTGGAGCCGGTCGACTTTGAAGCCTTTatagccaaaaataaaacactcaTACAAAATGATCCGCAGCGGGAGCTGCTTATCTATCCAGCGGACGATGTCTCG GAGATTGTCATGCCGCGTAAGCAGCGCACAAATGTCAAATCGGTGGCGGATCGCTTTGAGCCACCCAATGAGGCAATCGTGTGTCCACTGCATGGCTCCGTGGTGCTGGGCAGCAATGGTCACAGTCAGGTGAGCCGGCAGAGCAGCCTGCAGTCGAATGGCAGTCTCCATAATGGGCACAGCAGCAATACCAGCCTGTCCAACGGCAATGGTCAATTGTCGCGCAAGAGTTCGCAGTGTTCCAATGGCTCGGCGAGTCGAAAGACATCGCAGGAGTCCTCTTATGAATCGGCGTTGTCCTCCAGCACATTGCGTTCGCATTTGGCACAGCCCGAGGAGGTAGATGAATATGCGGAGGAGGAGACAGCAGCTGGCGAGGATGCAACAGACGCAACTACGCTGGGTACGCGTGCCGAGTGCACGCGCTTCACACGCCAAGCGCTGTACACGTATCGTGCCAAGAATCATCTTATCCACTACAAATACAGTGCGTATGGTGGCAACTGTCACGATCTGCCCAG CACATCACCCGCCGAGGAATTGCTGGAGGAGCTGTACGAAATCGATGCCGATCAGGATCGCATTGATGAGCAAATGACGCGCTCCCAGGCGGATACGATTACCAAGCAGGGTTATCTGTTGAAGGGGCCCGATTCGGCCTCGGATCGCATGTTCGCCAACATTGGCAACAAGTCTTTTAAGCGTCGCTATTGCTATCTGCGCCAGGAGATCGATGGCACCTACATGCTCGAATTGCACAAGGATGAGAAACAGGGCGAGGCCAAGGCCACCATTGTCATGGATTTTTGCACGGAAGTAGTGCAG AATCCCAAACGTGGTCGCTTCTGTTTTGAGCTGCGCATGACAGCTGGCCACAAATCCTTTACCCTGGCCGCTGAGAACGAGCAGGACTTTAAGGATTGGCTAACCAAACTGTCCTCAGTGCTGGCACAGAACAAGGCGCAGGAAGAGAAGCGCAATGCATCGCTGGAACGTCAGCCGGCTGCCAATGCGACGCCCAcgccgcagctgcagccgccggCCATGGAGCCGCCCACGTTTGGTACACTCAAAGGCCTGGATCAGTCACTTCATCCACAGCTGATGAAATACGGACGCGAGACGGATCACTCTATTGCGCAGGCGCGTCGCGAGCAGCGTCGCCGCCTCTTCGCCTGCTATCAGAGCCACGGCAAGGCTGTGACCAATGACAATGTGGAGCAATATCGCGAACACTTTGGCACACGCGTCCTGCTCACCTGTCAATCCTTGCGCTTTCGACTACAGTGCCAGCCAGTTGATTTGGCGGATGGTGCAGGCGGTGAACAGTTGTGTCAGGTGGAGCCCTACATTACAAGTTTAGCGCTGTACGATGCGAAGGCCGGGCGCAAACTTAGCGAGAGCTTCTACTTCAACATCAACGAGCCGGCGGCAGCTCAGATGCTGCCCAACACCCCAGTGCCCGCCTCTGTGGCGGGCTGTGGCATACCCAGGCGCGCGGAGAGCGATGAGCGCAATGCTGCCCAGGCGCCACATTCACTATTTGATGGCGTCTCCTCAGAGCTGTTGCGCTGTCCGCGCCAGCAGTTCCAGCAGCTGCGCCAGTGCATGTTGTCGGTGAGTGCGCCGCATGCGGACATCTATCTGGTGCTGCGCATCGAGAAAGTGCTGCAGAGCAGCATTGCACAGGCGGCCGAGCCGTATCTAAAGGCCGCACGTGATGCCAAGTTGGGACAGAAGGTGCACAAGGCGGCCAAGAGCTGTGCCCAGCACATTGGACACTATCGCCAGCCATTTGCGTGGGCCGCCCGACCTCTGTTCAAGGCCTACAGCCATGAACTGGACGTAGAGTCGCAGTGCATATTCGAGTTTAATACCATCTATCGTCAGGAGCTGGCCAAGCTGCGTGATGAGGAGCTGCTCAAGCTGCTGGCCGACTATCGCAAGCCAGAGAAGCTTAGCAAGTTGAACATCATACCGGGCTATATGAGGCTGCAGGTGCAGCTGCTGGACCAGACGGCCCCGTGCGGCTTGAGTAAATCCCTGGCGCCTTTGTCCACTTTCAGTGCCTCCGCCAAGCAGCCGCTCACCTTGGAACTCTCAGAGTTTCAGAGCCAAACTGAGCGCGATGCGTATCCCTATACTAATTTCTGTAATCATCTTTATGTGTATCCCCTGAGCCTGCAGTTCGATAGCCAAAAGTTGTTCTCACGGGCTCGGAACATTACGGTCGTCGTTGAGCTAAGAGATGGCGATGGCGAGTACAGTAAACCCCTGAAG TGCATCTATGGTCGTCCAGGTCAGGATTTGTTGGTCTCGCAGATTGCCTGCCCGGTGCTGCATCATAATGTGACGCCCACTTGGTACGAGGAAATTAAACTGCGCCTGCCGCTGGGCCTCTTTCCGGAGCATCACTTGCTCTTCTCCTTCTATCACGTGTCGTGTAATCTGAGCAAGAAACGTGATGCACATGCATCGTTCGAGACGCCCATTGGCTATGCCTGGCTACCATTGCTGCAGAAGAATCGCATCTGCTTGGAGGAGCAGATGTTGCCCGTAGCTGCAACGTTGCCCGTGGGCTATCTGTCGATCCAGCCGCTGGGCTGGGGCAAGGGG CAGAACTGCGGCCCGGACATTCAATGGATCGACAATCAGCGTGCTCTCTATAGCGTTGGCCTGCGTCTGGACTCCACGGTGCTAACGTCGGATCAGCATCTGCATAACTTTTTCGCCCACTGCGAACGGCTGCTGGAGGGCGGCAAGACTGGCGCCCTGCCCGCCGAGACGGagacatgcaaaatcctgaaGGCGGCGCATGCCATCGACATGCGTTCCCTGATCAACTTTCTGCCCACGCTGCTCAACGAGTTGTTCACGCTGCTGGTGCACACCCAGTCCGAGGAGATTGGCCTGAATGTCATCCGACTGCTGACGAACATCATTCATCAGATCAGCGATGAGGCGAAGCGCACAGAGCTGTTGGCCGCCTATGTCAAATACGTGTTCCATGCTCCTTACTACAGTCAGCAGACGGCACGATTGCGCACGGTTCACGGCGAACTGTGCCGCCATCTGCCCTACCTGCTCAATCCCAACAACACGGACTTTCTCATAGTGAACAAGTTCATGCGCTACTCCGCGATATTCTTCGATCTGATTGTGAAGAGCATGGCTCAGCACCTGTTGGCCACGGGTCGCATACGCATGCTGCGCAACGAACGCTTTCCCAAGGAGTATGCGGATCGTGTTGAGCAATTGATCAAGGCGCTGGTGCCGTATATAACCACCCGCTACGAGGATCTCGGCGAAGAAACGCAGCTGCTGAACCGTTCGCTGGCGCGTTTTGTACGTCAATGTCTCAGCTACATGGATCGTGGATTTGTGTTCAAGCTGATTCGCTTCTACATGGAGCAGTTTGCGCCTGGCAATCCGCGCGTGCTGCACGAGTATAAGTTCAATTTTCTGCAAGAGATTTGCCAGCACGAGCACTATGTGCCGCTCAATCTGCCGTTTGTGCTGAACCCCAAGAATCGGCCGCCGGAGCTGTTGCAGCATTTCACGCTCTCGGAGCAGTTTTGTCGCCAGCATTTCCTCTCCGgtctgctgctgcaggagcTGAAGAGCAGCCTGAACGAGATCGGTCATGTGCGTCGCCATGCGCTGTCCATCTTCAAGGATCTGCTAGCCAAGCATGAGCTGGATGCACGCTATCAGCAGCGCGGCCAACTGTGCCGCATCGCGCTTCTGTATGTGCCCTGGCTGGGCATTGTCATGGACAACCTGCATCGCATCGATGATCTCTCCGACTCCGGCGGCTGCACGCCCAACGGGCATGTCTATGCGGACTCCGCGTCCTATACGAAGCGTCTCAGCTGTTCCAGCAGCTATGTTTTCAGCAAGGACTCGTCAACCTTTAGCTCGCTGACCTCGACGCCCAGATCTAAAAACCGGCTCACCCTTCACACCGATCAGGCGAGTCCCTGTCGCACCTCCATGCACATTAAGGATCATAACTACTTGGCTGCGATTGCTGGCACAGCCATTGGCAATGGCATCTCCAATCTGTCGCTCAACTCGAATTCCGATTCTGGC CACTCGCAGGACACGACAACAATTGGAGCTTACACGAATGGCGAAACGGATGTGGCGTTGCGAAATGGCCACAATCGGTCGGTGAGCGTGACGCATGCACAAGTCCTGGCACGCTGCGATAAGTTCAGTGCGGCGGAGAGCAAGGACCTGCTGCTTGGCTTCCTGTTCATTGTGAAGCATCTGTCGCAGGATCAAATGGTCGCCTGGTGGCAGAACTGCAACGAGACGGAGACACTGCAGTTCCTGTCAATTTTGGATCTGTGCCTGCTGCAGTTCCGCTATGTGGGTAAGAAGAATGTTGTGCTAGCCAGTGATGCACGCCTCCAGAGGCCTACCAAGGCACACACACTGCCCGCACGCAGCACACCGCCTGTGCTGGAGAACGGCAGCCAAGAACCAAACACTGGCACTCTCACCCAGACGCGAGAGCATCTGCTGGAGGATATGGACCTGTCGGCCAGATCCCAGCAGGCGCTTTACGAGTCCAATCTAGCCACGGAGGTGGGCATGATAATACTGGACTGCCTGGGACTCTATGTGCTGCAGTTCCGACAGCTGCTGGCGGAGAGTCTTGTGCTGCCCAAGCTGGCGCGTGTCTATTTGCGCTTCCTGCAGCTGGGCCAGTCGGAGCGTCTGTCCAAGCACGTGTTCGCCGCCCTGCGCGCCTTCATCAACAACTATTCGATGGCCCTGTTCAAGGGCAATGCCATGCTCTGTGGCCAGATGGTCTATGAGCTGCTCAAGGCCTGCGACAGCCGGCTGGTGGACATACGCCATGAATCCTGCGCCGTTCTGTATCTACTGATGCGCAGCAACTTTGAGTTTAGCGGCCGCAAGGCACTCACCCGCGTCCATCTGCAGGTCATCATCTCGGTGTCGCAGATGATTGGCAATGTGATTGGCCTGAACAATGCCCGTTTCCAGGAGAGCTTGTCTATTATCAACAGCTATGCCAACAGCGACAAGGCCATGAAGGGCACGGGCTTTCCCCTGGAAGTCAAGGATCTGACGCGACGCGTGCGCACAGTGCTGATGGCGACGGCGCAAATGCAGGCCCATCACATGGACCCGGAACGGCTGCTCGAACTGCAATACTCGCTGGCCAACTCGTATGCCTCGACACCGGAGCTGCGACACACTTGGCTGGTGACCATGGCGCGCAATCACGAGCAGAATGGCAATCTCTCGGAGGCCGCCTGCTGTCATCTCCATATTGCGGCGCTCATGTGCGAATATCTGCGCCTGCGCGGCGGCTGCACGCTCAGCTGGTCGTCAACAGCATTTGGCAAGATATCGCGCAACATTCCACTGGACGAGCAGGGCCTGAAGCTGGATGCGGGCGCCCAGGACTCACAGTACACAGAGCAAATGCTGCTGGAGCAGCTCAAGCAATGTGCCGACTTCCTCGATCGTGCCGAGCGTTTCGAGTGCCTCGGCGAACTCTACAAGCTCATCCTGCCCATCTACGAGCGTGCGCGCAACTTTATTGAACTGGCCCAAAGCTATGAGCATCTCACCCAGGCCTACAATAAAATTGTCGAGGTGAATCGTTCCGGCAAGCGCATGTTGGGCCGCTTCTATCGGGTTGTCTTCTATGGCATG ATGTACTTTGAGGAGGATCACGCCATTGAGTTTGTGTACAAGGAGCCAAAGTTGACATCGCTTAGCGAAATCTCGGATCGTTTGGCCAAACAATATAAGGAAAAGTTTGGTGCCGATGTCGTCAAACTCATCATGGATTCATCGCCG GTAAAAGTTGACGAATTGGATGCGAAACTAGCCTACATACAAGTCACCCATGTGATACCCTTCTTCACCAAAGACGAGCTCGATCAGCGTCTGAATGAGTTCGAACAGAATCATGATGTGGACACATTCATGTATGAAACGCCCTTTACCAAATCCGGCGCAGCGCGTGGCAGCGTTGAGGAGCAATGGAAACGCAAAACGGTCATTAAGA CTCAATATTCGTTTCCGTACGTGCTCAAACGTATACCCGTCAAATCGCGTGAGATTATCGAGCTGAGTCCCATAGAGGTGGCCATCGATGAGATGCAATCAAAGGTTTCAGAGCTGGAGGAAATTATTTTGCCCCCGGCGGATGTCAAGAAGTTGCAGCTGCGCCTGCAGGGCAGCGTGGCAGTTACCGTGAACGCAGGTCCATTGGCCTATGCGCACGCCTTCCTGGACGCTAAGGTGATCAAAAACTTTTCGCTGGATCGCGTTGAGGATCTGAAGGATGTGTTCCG AGACTTTATTGGTGTCTGTCACAAGGCACTGTGTGTAAACGAGCGCATGATCAGTGCCGATCAGAAGGAGTATCATCATGTGCTCAAGGAGAACTACGAGAAGCTTTGTCAAGCGCTCAGTGAGTTACTCCAAGATGAGTCATTCCAGCCGCTTAGCGATGATGCCGACACAGCCGCCCAGCGCAATAGCATGGCTTTATTCAATGCGATCAGTGGGGCCTCACATAACTCAAGTACAGCTTAA